Genomic DNA from Haloarcula marina:
GGCGGCGGGCGAGACGCTCGTCGTCCTCGGTCCCAGCGGGAGCGGCAAGACGCTCTTGCTGGAGAGCGTGGCGGGCTTTCACCCTCACGACGGGCACGTGCGCTTCGACGGCCGCCGACTCGACGGCGTCCCTCCTGAGGAACGCGATTTCGGGTTCGTCTTTCAGGACTACGCGCTGTTTCCGCACCTCTCGGTGCGGGAGAACGTCGAGTACGGTGTGCGCTACCACGAGGAGACGCGCGAGGCCGATTCGCTCCTCGAAGAACTCGGCGTCGAAGAACTGGCCGAGCGCTACCCGCCGACGCTGTCCGGCGGAGAGAAACAGCGAGTCGCCCTCGCCCGGGCGCTCGCGGTGAAGCCGTCGGTGCTGTTGCTCGACGAACCGCTCGCGGCGCTCGACGTGCCGACGCGGCAGGCGCTTCGGGACGACTTGGCGGACGTGCTCGCGGACGTGACGGCCGTCTACGTCACGCACAACCGCACGACCGCTCGCGCCGTCGCGGACCGTATCGCGGTGATGCGAGACGGGCAGGTGATTCAGTCAGGCACGCCCGAGGCGGTGTTCGAGCGCCCGGCCACGCCCGTCGTCGCGTCGTTCACCGGTGCGAACGCCCTCCCGCTCTCGGCGGTTCCGTCCCTGCGAGACGCCGTGGACGGTTCGCCGGAGTACGTCTCGTTCCGTCCCGACGCGGTCCGACTGGTCGAGACGGGCGGGGCGTTCGAGGCGACGGTCGAACGCGTCGTCCGTGAGGACGCCGCCACCCGCGTCGTCCTCTCGCTGGCGGGCCACCGCCTCGACGCTTTCACCGACGACCCGCCCGCCGTCGGAACCGACGTGGGGGTGGCCGTCGACAGCGACAGAGTCCATCCCTGCTCGGCGGGGACCACAGCGGACTGAAGCGGGTAAAACCCCGCGAGACGGATGAAAACGGGGAATCAGTGGTGACTCTGGGGGACGCTAGCACAAATCGTTAAGTGAGTACGCTCCTCTATTTTACACAGATATTCATGACTGAACTCGGCGGCTTCCAAGATCACGTGGCGAGAATCGACCTCGGCGAGGGTGATGTATCCTACGAGGGTATCAACGACGCGGACGCGAGGAAGTACATCGGTGCGCGCGGACTCGGGGTGAAGTACGTCTTCGAGCAAGGTCCGGACGTCGACCCGCTCGGCCCGGACAACCTGCTGGCGTTCATGACCGGTCCGCTGACGGGGACGCAAGTGACGATGAGCGGCCGTATCGCCGTCTGCACGAAGTCGCCGCTGACCGGGACAGTGACAGATTCCCACCACGGTGGCTGGTCGGGCGCGCGCCTCAAGTGGGCCGGATTCGACGGCCTCCTCTTCGAGGGGCAGGCCGACCACCCGGTGTACGCCGTCGTCGAAGACGGCGAGGTCGAACTCCGCGACGCCTCGCATCTCTGGGGCTGGGGCGTCCACGACACCGTCGAGGAACTCGAAGACGAGGTAGAGGGGTCCTACGGGAAGAACCTCTCGACGATGGCTATCGGCCCGGGTGGCGAGAACGAGGTGAAGTACGCCTGTATCATGAACGAGGACGACCGGGCCTCGGGGCGGGGCGGTACCGGCTGTGTGATGGGCAACAAGAACCTGAAGGCCGTCGTGGTCAAGTCGTCCACTCGGATGCCGAAGCCAGAAGACAAGGAGACGTTCCAGAAGGGACACAAGCAGGCGATGCAGGTCATTCAGGAGTCAGACATCACCGGGCCGAACGAAGGCGGCCTCTCGCTGTACGGCACCAACGTCCTGATGAATCTCACGGAGGAGATGGACGGCCTGCCGACGAAGAACGCGAAGTACTCTTCGACCCGGTCGATGTCCGACGCCGAGGGCGACGGCGAGCGAATCCTCGACTCCGAGGACGTCTCCGGAGAGAACGTCCGAGAGAACATCCTCGTCGACGAACCGACGTGTCACTCCTGTCCGGTCGCCTGCAAGAAGGAAGTCGAGGTGCAGGCGATGCACAAGGGCGAGGAGATGAACGTCCGCACCGAGTCCTACGAGTACGAGTCGGCGTGGGCGCTCGGCCCGAACTCCGGCCACGTCGAACGCGACAAGATAGCGGTGATGCTCGAACGGTGTAACGACGTGGGCATCGACACCATCGACGCGGGCAACACGATGGCGATGACGATGGAGATGACCGAACAGGGCAAACTGGACGGACTCGGCGACGGCATCGACTGGGGGGACGCCGACACCATGATAGACATGATAGACGCCATCGGCGACCGCGAGACGGAACTCGCGGACCACCTCGCCGAGGGGCCGTCCCACCTCGCCGCGGAGTTCGACGCCGCCGGGAATTCGCTGGCCGTGAAGGGCCAGACGATGGCCGCCTACGACCCGCGCTGCATGAAGGGGATGGCTATCGGCTACGCGACCTCCAACCGCGGGGCCTGCCACCTGCGCGGGTACACCCCGGCCGCCGAGATTCTCGGCGTCCCGGAGAAGGTCGACCCCCGCGAGTGGGAGGGGAAAGGCGAACTGTGCGCGCTCTTCCAGGACCTCCACGCCATCAGCGACTCGTTCGACATCTGCAAGTTCAACGCCTTCGCGGAGGGCATCGAGGAGTACGTGCTCCAGTACAACGGTATGACCGGACTGGACGTGAGCGAGGAGGAACTGATGGAGGCTGGCGAGCGCGTCTACAACCTCGAACGGTACTACAACAACCTCGCGGGCTTCGACGGCGACGACGACAGCCTCCCGGACCGCTTCGTCGAGGGCCACGAGGACGCCATCCCCGCACAGGGCGGTTCGGAGGGCGAACTGGCGGAACTGGACAAACTGAAGGCGGAGTACTACGAGGTCCGTGGCTGGGAGGACGGCGTCGTCCCCGACGAGAAACTCGCGGAACTGGACATCGACATCGGCCCCGGGACGGGCGTCAGTTCCGGCGGCGCGGCCGCACCGAGCGACGACTGAGCGAGACACGTTTTCACTGACTGATGCACAGAGACGAGTTCGAGGACTTCGAGTTCCAGGTCGAGTCGCGGCTGACGAGTCACGGCGTCTACGTACAGACGTTCGAAGAGCGCACCGAGGAGAACACCTACGCGGTCACCTACGAGTCTATCGCCGCGGAACCGGGGTCGGTCCCGCACCGCGAAATCGGACGGGTCATCAACGTTCTGCGTGACCTCCACGCCGACGACTGGTCGGGCGCGGACGTGGAGGCGACGGTCCTCGACTTAGAGGAGGAGGTCCGCGGCTACTGGTACGTCGACGCCGAGTGGTTCGACCGCCTCCACAACGGCGACCTCTCGGAGACCGACTTCTCGCAGAAGGTGCTGGAGACGCTCAGCGTGTAGCGCCGACGGCGACCACCGAGCGGATTTCGAGGGTCGATTCGAACTCCCCCTCGCGGTCGAGGCGGCGGCCGTCTCTGCTGAACTGCGCCTCGTGGGCGCGGCGAACCGCCTCCCACTCCCGGCG
This window encodes:
- a CDS encoding ABC transporter ATP-binding protein — protein: MTLDADVSATFTAEGADAFTVEATLDVAAGETLVVLGPSGSGKTLLLESVAGFHPHDGHVRFDGRRLDGVPPEERDFGFVFQDYALFPHLSVRENVEYGVRYHEETREADSLLEELGVEELAERYPPTLSGGEKQRVALARALAVKPSVLLLDEPLAALDVPTRQALRDDLADVLADVTAVYVTHNRTTARAVADRIAVMRDGQVIQSGTPEAVFERPATPVVASFTGANALPLSAVPSLRDAVDGSPEYVSFRPDAVRLVETGGAFEATVERVVREDAATRVVLSLAGHRLDAFTDDPPAVGTDVGVAVDSDRVHPCSAGTTAD
- a CDS encoding aldehyde ferredoxin oxidoreductase family protein gives rise to the protein MTELGGFQDHVARIDLGEGDVSYEGINDADARKYIGARGLGVKYVFEQGPDVDPLGPDNLLAFMTGPLTGTQVTMSGRIAVCTKSPLTGTVTDSHHGGWSGARLKWAGFDGLLFEGQADHPVYAVVEDGEVELRDASHLWGWGVHDTVEELEDEVEGSYGKNLSTMAIGPGGENEVKYACIMNEDDRASGRGGTGCVMGNKNLKAVVVKSSTRMPKPEDKETFQKGHKQAMQVIQESDITGPNEGGLSLYGTNVLMNLTEEMDGLPTKNAKYSSTRSMSDAEGDGERILDSEDVSGENVRENILVDEPTCHSCPVACKKEVEVQAMHKGEEMNVRTESYEYESAWALGPNSGHVERDKIAVMLERCNDVGIDTIDAGNTMAMTMEMTEQGKLDGLGDGIDWGDADTMIDMIDAIGDRETELADHLAEGPSHLAAEFDAAGNSLAVKGQTMAAYDPRCMKGMAIGYATSNRGACHLRGYTPAAEILGVPEKVDPREWEGKGELCALFQDLHAISDSFDICKFNAFAEGIEEYVLQYNGMTGLDVSEEELMEAGERVYNLERYYNNLAGFDGDDDSLPDRFVEGHEDAIPAQGGSEGELAELDKLKAEYYEVRGWEDGVVPDEKLAELDIDIGPGTGVSSGGAAAPSDD